One Actinomycetospora corticicola genomic window, TGTTGGACCCGGCGTCGGGCTCGGTGATGGCGAAGGCCATCTTCAGCGAGCCGTCGGCGATCCCGATCAGCCAGCGCTGCTTCATCTCGTGCGAGCCGTGGTGGGCGAGGATCGTCCCGCAGATGGCGGGGGAGATGACCGTCATGAGCAGCGGGCAGCCCGCGGCCGATGCCGCCTCGACGACGACCAGCAGGTCGCCGAGCGTGCCGCCCCCGCCGCCGTACTCCTCGGGCAGGTGCACCCCGAGGAACCCGGCGGCGCCGAGCTCCTTCCAGAGCTCGGAGGGTTCGGAGTGGGCGTGCGCCTTCTCGACGAAGTAGTCGTGCCCGTAGCGGCCCACCAGCGCGGTGACGCTCTCGCGCAGCGCGGCGCGCTCGGCGGTCTCCGGGACGATCGAGGACTTGTTCACGGGGCTCTCCCAGCGGCTGAATTTCATCGAGAATAAAAAACGACGACGGGGCGGGTCAAGCTCACGGCATGGACGATCCGCCGCCCACGGCCACGACCTGCCCGGTGACCTGACGCGCGGCGGTCGGGGAGGCGAGCCAGACGACGGCGGCGGCCACGTCCTCGGGGGTGGTCAGGCGCCGCAGCGGGGTCTGCCTGGTGACGTACTCGACCTGGTCCGGGTTGAAGATCGCGTCCCGGCCGGCGGCCCAGAGGCTGTCCGCGCCGACCCCGCCCTCGTCGGGCAGCACGAGTCCGGGGCACACGACGTTGGCCCGGATGCCGTGCCGGCCCTGTTCGCGGGCGGTGGTCCGGGCCAGGGCGATGAGGCCGGCCTTCGTCGTGCCGTAGATCCCCTGGCGGACGGCACCGAACGCCGCGTCGCTGGAGATGAACACGATCGCGCCCGCGGACTGCCCGGTCATGGGGCCGAGCACGGCCTGCGTGGCGTCGATGGCGGTGTAGAGGTTGGTCTCGATCGTGCGCTGCCACAGGGCGCGGTCGGTCTGCTCGGTGAGGAACCCCGGCACGCTCCAGCCGCAGTTGTTCACGAGCACGTCCACGCCGCCCCAGGCGTCGACCGCGTCGGCGACCACGCGGTCCCCGGCGCCCTCGGCGGTGAGGTCGCCGATCACCTCGCGCACCTCGGTGGCGCCCGCCTCCACCGCCTCGGCGTGCACCCGGGCCGCCTGCGCGGCGTCCCGGTCGGCGAGCAGGACCCGGGCCCCCTCGCGGGCGAAGCCGTGGACGATGCCGCGTCCGATGTTCGAGGCGCCGCCGGTCACGATCACCCGGGCGCCGGTCAGTCCGAGGTCCACCGGGGTGTCCTTCCGTCTCGCCGTCACTTCTTCTAATCTAGATTAGACCACCGGCACGAGGGAGTGTGCGATGACGACCGCGACCACCGACCGCCCGCCCTACGACGAGGTCTCGCTCTCCCCGCTGTCGTTCTGGGCGAGGTCCCCGGAGGAGCGCGAGGCCGACTTCGCGGTGCTGCGTCGGGAGCGGCCGATCAGCTGGCACCCGCCCGCCGAGGGCGCGATGATGCCGCCCGAGGACGGCGCCGGGTTCTGGGCCGTGACCCGGCACGCCGACATCGTCGCCGTCAGCAAGGACCCGGAGACGTTCTGCTCGGGCGAGGGCATCCAGATGGAGGATGTCCCCGTCGCGATCCTCGAGTCGGCCAGCTCCTTCCTCGCCACCGACGCCCCGCGGCACACCCAGCTGCGCCGCCTGGTCTCCGCGGCGTTCACCCCGAAGCGCGTGCGGACGATCGAGGCGCAGATCCGCGACCAGGCCCGCCGGCTCGTCGACGAGCTCCTGACGACGGAGCGCGGCGACTTCGTCGCGCAGGTCTCCCGCCGCCTGCCGCAGTGGACGATCTTCGAGATGATGGGGCTGGAGGACCAGGAGGTCCGGGAGCAGGCCACCGCGGCGGCCGACGGGATGGTCAGCTGGGGCGACGAGGACGTCCGGCAGGGCCGTGAGCCCGCCGAGCTGCTCTGGGAGTCGCTGCTCGGGTTGATGCGCATCGCCCTCGAGCACGCCGAGGCCCGCCGCGCCCACCCGGCCGACGACCTCATGAGCAACCTCGTCCAGGCCGAGGTCGACGGCGAGCGGCTCTCCGACGAGGAGATCGCGGCCTTCTTCGTGCTGCTCTCGGTGGCGGGCAACGACACCACGCGCAACACCATCTCCAGCACCGTCCGCGCGTTCACGCGGTACCCCGACCAGCGGGACCTCCTCGCCGCGGACCTCGACGGTCGGATGGGCCCCGCGATCGACGAGTTCGTCCGCTGGGCCACGCCCGTGATGACGTTCCGGCGCACCGCCACCCGCGACGTCGAGCTCCACGGCCGGCACATCCGCGCGGGCGACTGGGTGGTGCTGTTCTACGCGTCCGGCAACCGCGATCCCGAGGTCTTCTCCGACCCGATGCGCTTCGACGTCACCCGCGCCGAGAACCCGCACGTCGGGTTCGGCGGCGGCGGGCCGCACTTCTGCATGGGCAACCAGCTCGCGAAGACCCAGCTCCGCGCGATCGTCGGCGAACTGCTGACCCGCGCGCCCGGGCTGGAGGCCGGCGAGCCGGTGTACCTCGCGGGCAACTTCATGCAGGCGATCAAGTCCATGCCCTACACCCTGACGAGGTCCGCGTGAGTGACTCACCCGTCCTGCTCGACGTCGATGAGCGGGGCGTCGCGCACCTGCGGCTGAACCGTCCGGAGGCGAGCAACGGGCTCGACGTGCCCCTGCTGCGCGCCTTCTACGACGCCGTGATGGCCTGCCACAGCCGGCCCGGTTTACGGGTCCTCGTCCTGTCGGGGGAGGGGCGGCACTTCTGCGCGGGCGGCGACGTCAAGACGTTCGCGAGCAAGGGCGAGGGCCTGCCCGACTACCTGCGCGAGGCCACGTCCTGGCTCCAGATCGTGGTGCAGGGGCTGCTGAACCTGCCCGCACCCGTCGTCACGAAGGTGCAGGGGTTCGCCGCCGGCGGCGGGGGCTTCGGTCTCGTGTGCGCCTCCGACCTCGTCGTCGCGGCGGAGTCGGCGTCCTTCCTCGGCGGCGCCACCCGCGTGGGGATGGCTCCCGACGCCGGGACCACGGTCACCCTCCCGGCCCTGGTCGGGCTGCGGAAGGCGCTGGAGATCGCGCTGACCAACCCGGTGCTCACCGCGGCGGAGGCGCTCGACCTGGGCCTGCTCACGCGGGTCGTTCCCGACGACGGGCTCGACGCGGCGGTCGACGAGCTCGTCGACCGCCTCGTGGCCGGCGCCCCGTTGGCCCTCGCCGCGACCAAGCGCCTGCTGTGGTCGGGGCTCGGGTCGCGGGTGGAGGCGCAGCTGCCGGAGGAGGCGCGGACCGTGTCCGAGCTGTCCGGCACCGCCGACTCCCTCGAGGGGCTCGCCGCCGTCATCGAGCGGCGGCCCCCGAGGTTCGTCGGGAACTAGAGCCGCTCGATGATCGTGACGTTGGCCTGGCCGCCGCCCTCGCACATCGTCTGCAGCCCGTAGCGGCCGCCGGTGCGCTCCAGCTCGTGGAGCATCGTCGTCATGAGCCGCGCGCCAGTGGCCCCGAGCGGGTGCCCGAGCGCGATGGCCCCGCCGTTGGGGTTGACGCGCTCCGGGTCGGCGCCGGTCTCGATGAGCCACGCCTGCACGACGCTGGCGAACGCCTCGTTGATCTCGACGACGTCGATGTCGCCGATGTCCAGGCCCGTCTTCTCCAGCGCGTGTGCGGTGGCCGGGATCGGGGCGGTCAGCATGATCACCGGGTCGGTGCCGCGGGCCGAGACGTGGTGGACACGGGCGCGCGGGGTGAGTCCGTGGTCGCGGACGGCCTGCTCCGAGGCGACCGCGAGGCAGGCCGCCCCGTCGGAGATCTGGCTGGCCACGCCGGCGGTGATCTTCCCGCCGGGAGCGAGCGTCTTGAGGCCGGCCATCTTCTCGGGCGTGGTGTCGGGGCGGGGGCCCTCGTCCACGGACAGCCCGGCGACCGGCGCGATCTCGCGGTCGAACCGGCCCTCGTCGATCGCCCGCAGGGCCCGCCGGTGGCTCTCGTAGGCGAACCGCTCCATGTCCTCGCGGGAGAGGTCCCACCGGTCGGCGACCATCTCGGCCGCCCGGAACTGGGAGATCTCCTGCGAGCCGTAGCGCGCCTCCCACCCCTCGCAGCCCGTCCACGGGTCGACGGCGCCGAAGGGCTCGCCGGCCGCGAACGACGACAGGATCGGGTACTGGCTCATGATCTGGACGCCGCCCGCGAGCACGAGGTCGGCGGTCCCGGACATCACGGCCTGCGCGGCGAAGCTGACCGCCTGCTGCGACGACCCGCACTGCCGGTCGACCGTCACGCCGGGCACGGACTCGGGGAGTCCGGCCGCGAGCGCCGCGGTGCGCGCGATGTCGCCGGCCTGCGCGCCGATCGTGTCGAGGCAGCCGAGGATGACGTCGTCGATCGCCTCCGGGTCGACCCCGGTGCGCTCGACGATGCGCCGGATCGGGTGCGCCGCCAGGTCGGCCGGGTGGACCTTCGCCAGCCCACCGTTGCGTCGACCGACCGGGCTCCGGACGGCGTCGACGATGTAGGCCTCGGGCATGGGCACCTCCGCGTGCTGGAACCGGGATCGCCGTTGAGTTTAATCCAGAGTAAGAATCGTGGACAGGGAGTGTGGCGGGTTCCTGACGTCGGATGTCAGCGGCGGGCCACGGCTGAGCCACACCCCGTCGTCAGGAAGGGCGGAGGCCGTCTCGGACGATCCGCTGGGTGATCGCGACGACCTCCTCGAGCGGGTTGCGCTCCGGGTCCCACCACTCGGGGGCCCAGTTGAGGGCGCCGAGCACGAGCATCCGGGCGGCCCGGGTGTCCACGTCGGGGGCCATCTCGCCGGCGGCGACCGCGTCCTCGACGAGGGCGCGCCAGACGTCGGCGTAGGCCCGCTGGCCCACGAGCTGGCGTTCGCGGATGTCGGCCGGGAGCTGGCCCGCGTTGCGGATCGCGGCCTGCGAGAAGTCCGAGCGCCCGAGCACCACCTCGAGGTGCGCCGCGATCGCGCGGGCGATCCGCTCCATCGCCGGGGTGCCGGCGGGCAGCGCCGCCAGGGACGCGACGACGTGCTCCATCGTCGCCCGCTGCCCGACGGTCACGACCTCCTCGAGCAACTCCTCGCGCGAGGTCCAGTAGTAGTAGACGGCGGGCGCCTGGACCTCGGCGACCGCGGCCACGTCGGAGAGCCGGGTCCCGGCGTAGCCCTTGCGGCTGAGCACCCGGGCGGCGGCGAGCAGGATGCGTTCCCGCGTCCGCGCGGACTTCGCCCCCTCGCGCACCGCGCCGGCGGACCGTTCTCGAGCCACGGGCGGAGCCTACGGTCCGCCGCCCTCCGACCCGTCGTCCCGCCACCGGTGCCGGGACGGGTCGAGCAGCTCGCGCAGGAAGCCCTCGGGCGCCCAGACGATCGACTCCAGCTCCAGCGCGTCGAGGAACCGCACGGCCCCGGACCGGAGGTCCTCGAGGCGCAGCCGGGGGCTGTTGCCCTCCCGGTCGATCGAGACGCGCACGGTGGCGAACTCGCTGGCCACCACCCCGACGTCCTGCGGGTCGTCCATCAGAGCAGGAACGACATCGAGGGCAGCGCCCGGTCGGAGTCGACGAGCACGACCTTCTTGCCCGCCATCCGCAGCTCGCCGTCGACCCGCCGCAGCCGGTGGGTCACGCGGCCCACCCACCACGTCGAGCCCCGGTCCCGCGACTCCAGGACCTGGACCACCGAGGTGACGACGGTGTCCCCGCCCTCCTGCCCGAGCACTTCGACGTTCGTCACCGAGCGGCACAGCCGGGACAGCGGCCGCTGGGAGTGGCGCTTGCCGGTCTGCAGCTGCTTGATGCGGGTGGCGATGCGGTTCCGGTTGTCGAAGATGATCGACATGTGGCTCCGCGGGTCCTGGGTGTCGTCGACCGGGACGTAGTAGGTCGCGTCGTCGGTCCAGAGCGCCTCCCACGCCTCGAGCTCCCAGCCGTCGGCCAGCCGCGCCTCGCGGTAGAGGAACGCCTCGGCCTCGGCGAGGGCGATCGGGTCGCCGACCCCGGCGGCCGGCCCGACGGGCGGAGGGGTCCCGTCGACGATCTGCTGGGCCGCGGCGGTCATGCCGGGTCCATGAGCGTGAGGTAGTGCGCCCACATCGCGCGCATCGACGTCTCGTCGGTGGCGGTCCCGACGGTGAACCCCTGCTCGTCGGGGTGCTCGCGCTGCAGCCCGCGGCTGAGGTCGAGCCACTCGGGCTGCCGCTGGGCGACGCCGCGCTGGTTGCGCTCGTACATCTCGGCGTCGTC contains:
- a CDS encoding SDR family oxidoreductase, with the translated sequence MDLGLTGARVIVTGGASNIGRGIVHGFAREGARVLLADRDAAQAARVHAEAVEAGATEVREVIGDLTAEGAGDRVVADAVDAWGGVDVLVNNCGWSVPGFLTEQTDRALWQRTIETNLYTAIDATQAVLGPMTGQSAGAIVFISSDAAFGAVRQGIYGTTKAGLIALARTTAREQGRHGIRANVVCPGLVLPDEGGVGADSLWAAGRDAIFNPDQVEYVTRQTPLRRLTTPEDVAAAVVWLASPTAARQVTGQVVAVGGGSSMP
- a CDS encoding cytochrome P450, which produces MTTATTDRPPYDEVSLSPLSFWARSPEEREADFAVLRRERPISWHPPAEGAMMPPEDGAGFWAVTRHADIVAVSKDPETFCSGEGIQMEDVPVAILESASSFLATDAPRHTQLRRLVSAAFTPKRVRTIEAQIRDQARRLVDELLTTERGDFVAQVSRRLPQWTIFEMMGLEDQEVREQATAAADGMVSWGDEDVRQGREPAELLWESLLGLMRIALEHAEARRAHPADDLMSNLVQAEVDGERLSDEEIAAFFVLLSVAGNDTTRNTISSTVRAFTRYPDQRDLLAADLDGRMGPAIDEFVRWATPVMTFRRTATRDVELHGRHIRAGDWVVLFYASGNRDPEVFSDPMRFDVTRAENPHVGFGGGGPHFCMGNQLAKTQLRAIVGELLTRAPGLEAGEPVYLAGNFMQAIKSMPYTLTRSA
- a CDS encoding enoyl-CoA hydratase-related protein, with translation MSDSPVLLDVDERGVAHLRLNRPEASNGLDVPLLRAFYDAVMACHSRPGLRVLVLSGEGRHFCAGGDVKTFASKGEGLPDYLREATSWLQIVVQGLLNLPAPVVTKVQGFAAGGGGFGLVCASDLVVAAESASFLGGATRVGMAPDAGTTVTLPALVGLRKALEIALTNPVLTAAEALDLGLLTRVVPDDGLDAAVDELVDRLVAGAPLALAATKRLLWSGLGSRVEAQLPEEARTVSELSGTADSLEGLAAVIERRPPRFVGN
- a CDS encoding acetyl-CoA C-acetyltransferase, which encodes MPEAYIVDAVRSPVGRRNGGLAKVHPADLAAHPIRRIVERTGVDPEAIDDVILGCLDTIGAQAGDIARTAALAAGLPESVPGVTVDRQCGSSQQAVSFAAQAVMSGTADLVLAGGVQIMSQYPILSSFAAGEPFGAVDPWTGCEGWEARYGSQEISQFRAAEMVADRWDLSREDMERFAYESHRRALRAIDEGRFDREIAPVAGLSVDEGPRPDTTPEKMAGLKTLAPGGKITAGVASQISDGAACLAVASEQAVRDHGLTPRARVHHVSARGTDPVIMLTAPIPATAHALEKTGLDIGDIDVVEINEAFASVVQAWLIETGADPERVNPNGGAIALGHPLGATGARLMTTMLHELERTGGRYGLQTMCEGGGQANVTIIERL
- a CDS encoding TetR family transcriptional regulator, whose product is MARERSAGAVREGAKSARTRERILLAAARVLSRKGYAGTRLSDVAAVAEVQAPAVYYYWTSREELLEEVVTVGQRATMEHVVASLAALPAGTPAMERIARAIAAHLEVVLGRSDFSQAAIRNAGQLPADIRERQLVGQRAYADVWRALVEDAVAAGEMAPDVDTRAARMLVLGALNWAPEWWDPERNPLEEVVAITQRIVRDGLRPS
- a CDS encoding aromatic-ring-hydroxylating dioxygenase subunit beta, with protein sequence MTAAAQQIVDGTPPPVGPAAGVGDPIALAEAEAFLYREARLADGWELEAWEALWTDDATYYVPVDDTQDPRSHMSIIFDNRNRIATRIKQLQTGKRHSQRPLSRLCRSVTNVEVLGQEGGDTVVTSVVQVLESRDRGSTWWVGRVTHRLRRVDGELRMAGKKVVLVDSDRALPSMSFLL